From the Candidatus Amarolinea dominans genome, one window contains:
- a CDS encoding aminotransferase class I/II-fold pyridoxal phosphate-dependent enzyme, whose product MSDRISQRVASVPPSGIRRFFDIAATMPDVISLGIGEPDFVTPDAIRNAGVASLQRGETRYTSNSGTIELRRAVAAKLAALYGVSYDPETELLITVGVSEALYLAMTAILDPGDEVIVPQPCFVAYTAEVTFAGGVPVPIPTYVETQFQVTAQQIEAAITPRTKALLIGYPNNPTGAVMSHERMVEIAAVAQKHDLIVLSDEIYDRLVYGVQHTCVPALPGMKERTILLGGLSKNYAMTGWRIGYAAGPADLLAAMRKVHQFTIMSAPTTGQVAGVVALSDPAAEDAVQAMIASYDRRRRLIVKGLNEIGLDCFEPQGAFYAFPSVQKSGMSDEEFANGLLQEEHVAVVPGNAFGVGGDGYVRCSYATATEKLEQALEKMYRFMRRHG is encoded by the coding sequence ATGTCAGATCGTATCTCGCAGCGCGTTGCCAGCGTGCCCCCCTCTGGCATTCGCCGCTTCTTCGACATTGCCGCCACCATGCCCGATGTGATCTCGCTGGGCATCGGCGAGCCAGATTTTGTCACCCCTGATGCTATTCGCAACGCCGGCGTTGCCTCCTTGCAGCGCGGAGAAACGCGCTACACCTCTAACTCTGGCACGATCGAACTGCGCCGCGCGGTGGCCGCCAAACTGGCGGCCCTCTACGGCGTGTCGTACGATCCAGAGACCGAGCTGCTCATCACCGTCGGCGTCTCCGAGGCGCTCTACCTGGCGATGACCGCTATCCTCGATCCGGGCGATGAGGTGATCGTGCCGCAGCCCTGCTTCGTGGCCTACACCGCGGAAGTCACGTTTGCCGGCGGCGTGCCTGTGCCCATCCCCACCTACGTCGAAACGCAGTTCCAGGTGACGGCGCAGCAGATCGAGGCCGCCATCACTCCCCGCACCAAAGCCCTCTTGATCGGCTATCCGAACAATCCAACCGGCGCGGTCATGAGCCATGAGCGCATGGTCGAAATCGCCGCGGTGGCGCAGAAACATGACCTGATCGTTCTGTCCGATGAAATCTACGACCGCCTGGTCTACGGCGTGCAGCACACCTGCGTACCGGCTCTGCCCGGCATGAAGGAGCGCACCATCCTGCTGGGCGGGCTGTCCAAGAACTACGCCATGACCGGTTGGCGTATCGGCTACGCGGCCGGGCCGGCCGACCTGCTGGCCGCGATGCGCAAGGTGCATCAGTTCACGATCATGTCCGCGCCCACCACGGGCCAGGTGGCCGGCGTAGTGGCCCTGTCGGACCCGGCCGCGGAGGACGCGGTGCAGGCGATGATTGCCAGCTACGATCGCCGCCGCCGCTTGATCGTCAAGGGCTTGAACGAGATCGGCCTGGACTGCTTCGAGCCGCAGGGCGCGTTCTACGCCTTCCCATCGGTGCAAAAGAGCGGCATGAGCGATGAGGAGTTTGCCAACGGCCTGCTGCAAGAGGAACATGTCGCGGTGGTGCCCGGCAATGCCTTCGGCGTCGGCGGTGACGGTTACGTGCGCTGTTCCTATGCCACGGCAACCGAGAAGCTCGAGCAGGCGCTGGAGAAGATGTACCGTTTCATGCGGCGGCATGGGTGA
- a CDS encoding NTP transferase domain-containing protein, whose amino-acid sequence MKVVIPLAGFGTRLRPHTYTKPKPLLNVAGKPVLGHILDQLKGIELDEVIFIVGYLGDQIREYVEANYHFPARFFEQKELLGQAHAIWLAREAIAGPILIIFVDTIFEANLLEIPQVDADGILYVKEVADPRRFGVAVTDEDGLVTQLIEKPAGFDQRMAVVGVYHIHDGAWLNRAIEQLMAENRQTKGEFYLADAFQVMIEQGARFVTRQVEVWEDCGKPETVLHTNRYLLEHNGAYVGQARIVDSTIIQPVYIADNACIEGSVIGPFATIAAGACVQNSLIRNSIVDEDAVIGDTMLSESLIGKGAFVRGAYRKLNVGDSSQVDFSAA is encoded by the coding sequence ATGAAAGTTGTCATTCCCCTGGCGGGCTTTGGCACCCGTCTGCGCCCTCACACCTACACCAAACCCAAGCCGCTGCTCAACGTGGCCGGCAAGCCGGTTCTCGGTCACATCCTCGACCAGCTCAAAGGCATCGAGTTGGACGAAGTGATCTTCATCGTTGGCTACCTGGGCGACCAGATTCGGGAATACGTGGAGGCCAACTATCATTTCCCGGCGCGCTTCTTCGAACAGAAGGAGCTGCTCGGCCAGGCGCACGCCATCTGGCTGGCGCGCGAGGCCATCGCCGGGCCGATCCTGATCATCTTCGTGGACACCATCTTCGAAGCCAATCTGCTGGAAATCCCGCAGGTGGACGCCGATGGCATCCTCTACGTCAAAGAAGTGGCCGACCCGCGGCGCTTCGGCGTGGCGGTGACCGACGAGGACGGTCTCGTCACTCAGTTGATCGAAAAACCCGCCGGCTTCGACCAGCGCATGGCGGTGGTGGGCGTCTATCACATTCATGACGGCGCCTGGCTCAACCGGGCCATCGAGCAGCTCATGGCCGAAAATCGCCAGACCAAGGGGGAGTTCTACCTGGCCGATGCGTTCCAGGTGATGATCGAGCAGGGCGCGCGCTTCGTCACGCGGCAGGTGGAGGTTTGGGAGGATTGCGGCAAGCCGGAGACGGTGCTGCACACCAATCGCTACCTGCTGGAGCACAACGGCGCGTATGTGGGCCAGGCGCGCATCGTGGACTCCACGATCATTCAGCCGGTCTACATTGCCGACAATGCCTGCATCGAAGGCTCGGTGATTGGCCCCTTCGCCACCATTGCCGCCGGCGCGTGCGTGCAGAATTCGCTCATCCGCAATTCGATCGTGGATGAAGATGCCGTGATCGGGGACACGATGCTCAGCGAATCGCTGATCGGCAAAGGCGCGTTCGTGCGCGGCGCCTACCGCAAACTCAACGTCGGCGATTCGTCACAGGTAGATTTCAGCGCCGCCTGA
- the gatA gene encoding Asp-tRNA(Asn)/Glu-tRNA(Gln) amidotransferase subunit GatA produces MAVDLFRLTIHDAHDLLQRGQLTSLALTQAVLDRILALDNDLQAYLTIVPEMALEMAAAADQRRSQGEDHPLLGIPLAIKDVLCLEGVRTTCGSRILEDFIPPFTATSVARLEAAGAVFLGKTNTDEFAMGSSTENSAFCTTHNPWDLTRVPGGSSGGSAAAVAADLCLGALGTDTGGSVRQPASFCGVVGLKPSYGRVSRYGLIAFASSLDQVGVFGKDVTDAAILLQTIAGHDPLDSTSMPLPTPDYRRALTGDVRGMRIGVPAEYFIAGMQPETEQAVRAAIARLADLGAEIIEVNMPTTAEALPVYYLIAPAEASANLARYDGVRFGLSAGATDIWENYRQTRGAGFGPEVKRRIMLGAYALSAGYYDAYYLRAQKVRTLIRRDFERAFAQVDVMACPTSPFTAFKIGEKADDPLQMYLADIFTLSLNLAGNCGLSMPCGFDSSGLPIGLQLLGPAFGEEKILRAAHAFEQATAWHLPHPPL; encoded by the coding sequence ATGGCCGTGGACCTCTTTCGCCTTACCATTCACGACGCGCATGACCTGTTGCAACGCGGGCAGTTGACCTCCCTGGCTCTGACCCAGGCGGTGCTCGACCGCATCCTCGCCCTGGACAACGATCTGCAGGCGTACCTGACCATCGTGCCCGAAATGGCGCTGGAAATGGCCGCGGCCGCGGATCAACGCCGCAGCCAGGGCGAAGACCATCCCCTGCTCGGCATTCCTCTCGCCATCAAGGATGTGCTCTGCCTGGAAGGGGTGCGCACCACCTGCGGCTCGCGCATCCTGGAAGATTTCATCCCCCCCTTCACTGCCACCTCGGTCGCCCGCCTGGAAGCGGCCGGCGCGGTCTTCCTGGGCAAAACCAACACCGATGAGTTCGCCATGGGTTCCTCCACCGAGAACTCCGCCTTTTGCACCACGCACAACCCGTGGGATCTGACGCGCGTGCCCGGCGGCTCCAGCGGCGGCAGCGCCGCGGCCGTGGCCGCAGACCTGTGCCTGGGCGCGCTCGGCACCGACACCGGCGGCAGCGTGCGCCAACCCGCCTCCTTCTGCGGCGTCGTCGGCCTCAAGCCCAGCTACGGCCGGGTCAGCCGCTATGGCCTGATCGCGTTTGCCTCTTCGCTCGACCAGGTGGGCGTCTTTGGCAAAGACGTGACCGACGCCGCCATCCTCCTGCAAACCATCGCCGGGCACGATCCGCTCGATTCCACCAGCATGCCCCTGCCGACGCCGGACTATCGCCGCGCCCTGACCGGCGATGTGCGCGGTATGCGCATCGGCGTGCCGGCCGAGTATTTCATCGCCGGCATGCAGCCCGAAACCGAGCAGGCGGTGCGCGCGGCCATCGCCAGACTGGCCGACCTGGGCGCGGAGATCATCGAAGTCAACATGCCGACCACCGCCGAGGCCCTGCCGGTCTACTACCTGATCGCGCCAGCCGAGGCCTCGGCCAACTTGGCCCGTTACGACGGCGTGCGCTTTGGCCTTTCCGCCGGCGCCACCGACATCTGGGAGAACTACCGCCAGACGCGCGGGGCCGGCTTTGGCCCGGAGGTCAAGCGCCGCATCATGCTCGGCGCCTACGCGCTCAGCGCCGGTTACTACGACGCCTATTACCTGCGCGCGCAGAAGGTGCGCACCCTGATCCGCCGCGACTTCGAGCGGGCGTTTGCGCAGGTAGATGTGATGGCCTGCCCCACCTCGCCCTTCACTGCCTTCAAGATCGGCGAAAAGGCGGACGATCCCCTGCAGATGTACCTGGCCGACATCTTCACCCTGTCGCTCAACCTGGCCGGCAACTGCGGACTCTCCATGCCCTGCGGCTTCGATAGCAGCGGGCTGCCCATCGGCCTGCAGTTGCTCGGCCCGGCCTTTGGCGAGGAGAAGATCTTGCGCGCTGCGCACGCCTTCGAGCAGGCCACCGCCTGGCATTTGCCGCACCCGCCGCTGTAA
- the gatC gene encoding Asp-tRNA(Asn)/Glu-tRNA(Gln) amidotransferase subunit GatC, giving the protein MALTLQDVEHIAELAKLGLTAEEKERFRTQLSTILDYAQRLQNLATDDIEATASVLPLTNVWREDVARPCLPTEDVLANAPNAEDNHFRVAAVLEEE; this is encoded by the coding sequence ATGGCCCTGACGCTGCAAGACGTCGAACACATTGCCGAGCTGGCGAAGCTGGGCTTGACTGCCGAAGAGAAAGAGCGCTTTCGCACGCAGCTCTCCACTATCCTCGATTACGCCCAACGCCTGCAAAACCTAGCGACCGACGACATCGAGGCGACGGCCTCCGTCCTGCCGCTGACCAACGTCTGGCGCGAGGACGTGGCGCGGCCCTGCCTGCCCACCGAAGACGTGCTGGCGAACGCGCCTAACGCCGAAGACAACCATTTCCGCGTGGCCGCGGTGCTGGAAGAAGAGTGA